The following proteins come from a genomic window of Micromonospora zamorensis:
- a CDS encoding hydantoinase/oxoprolinase family protein: MTYRLGVDVGGTFTDILLIDEATGETYRAKTSSTPEDQSIGVLRGIERACEAAGVPMSDITEVFHGTTVATNAILEGKGARVGLVTTDGFRQVLQIARSFVPGGLAGWIIWPKPEPLAALEDTVEVVGRIGADGAVVTELDEADVRTKLRKLRAQGIEALSVSLINSYANPQHERRVAELSAEELPGVPVSLSSSVLPELREYERTITTVANAAVQPQVARYVANLEAQLRESGVDGRLCILRSDGGLVSAAVAADNPVNLLLSGPAGGVTGATWVAEQAGYPDFLTFDMGGTSTDVALVQGLTPRVGRETTVGDLKVRATSVDVRTVGAGGGSIAHVPPLTQALRVGPQSAGAAPGPAAYAAGGEQPTVTDANVVLGYLPTELAGGEITLDRAAARAAVKSIADATGLESVEAAAAGIIDIVNENMFGALRLVSVQQGFDPRDYALVAFGGAGPLHANALGRLTGAWPVIIPPSPGVLCAYGDATTNLRDESVRTLVRRFNEMTDESLRGVLTELADKACSTLSDQGVPEDEQHVVYSADLRYHGQGFEIPVAVDIDAFDGAGGGLAALRSAFDADHQRLFSFVLDAEHELVTVRATAHGPRPQVAAPELEHGDADPSPAMRAHHRIWVEGAEVEAGIYDRALLRAGNVVPGPAIITEMDSTTLVLPGHTAAVHPSGSLLIRPADTHREN, from the coding sequence ATGACCTACCGACTCGGTGTGGACGTGGGGGGAACGTTCACCGACATCCTGCTGATCGACGAGGCGACCGGAGAGACCTACCGGGCCAAGACCTCCTCCACGCCCGAGGACCAGTCCATCGGGGTGCTGCGTGGCATCGAGCGGGCCTGCGAGGCCGCCGGCGTGCCCATGTCGGACATCACTGAGGTGTTCCACGGCACCACGGTCGCCACGAACGCGATCCTCGAAGGCAAGGGCGCCCGGGTTGGGCTGGTCACCACCGACGGCTTCCGGCAGGTGCTCCAGATCGCCCGTTCCTTCGTGCCAGGTGGCCTGGCCGGCTGGATCATCTGGCCGAAGCCGGAGCCACTGGCGGCGCTGGAGGACACCGTGGAGGTCGTCGGCAGGATCGGCGCCGACGGCGCGGTGGTGACCGAACTCGACGAGGCTGACGTCCGTACGAAGCTGCGCAAGCTCCGCGCGCAGGGCATCGAGGCGTTGAGCGTCAGCCTGATCAACTCTTACGCCAACCCGCAGCACGAGCGCCGGGTGGCCGAGCTGTCCGCCGAGGAGCTTCCGGGCGTACCTGTGTCGCTGTCGTCCTCGGTGTTGCCGGAGCTTCGCGAGTACGAGCGGACCATCACCACCGTCGCGAACGCGGCCGTGCAGCCGCAGGTGGCGCGCTACGTGGCCAACCTTGAGGCGCAGCTGCGCGAGTCCGGGGTGGACGGCCGGCTGTGCATCCTGCGCAGCGACGGTGGTCTGGTCTCCGCGGCCGTCGCCGCGGACAACCCGGTGAACCTGCTGCTGTCCGGCCCTGCCGGCGGGGTTACCGGTGCGACCTGGGTGGCGGAGCAGGCCGGCTACCCGGACTTCCTGACCTTCGACATGGGCGGCACCTCCACCGACGTCGCCCTGGTTCAGGGGCTCACGCCGCGGGTGGGTCGGGAGACCACGGTCGGGGACCTCAAGGTCCGCGCCACCTCCGTCGACGTACGAACCGTGGGTGCCGGTGGCGGATCCATCGCCCACGTACCGCCGTTGACCCAGGCGCTCCGGGTAGGGCCGCAGTCGGCCGGCGCCGCACCCGGTCCTGCCGCGTACGCGGCGGGCGGTGAGCAACCGACGGTGACCGACGCGAACGTGGTGCTCGGCTACCTGCCCACCGAACTGGCCGGTGGCGAGATCACGCTGGACCGTGCGGCGGCACGAGCAGCGGTGAAGTCGATCGCCGACGCCACCGGTTTGGAGTCGGTCGAGGCCGCCGCCGCGGGCATCATCGACATCGTCAACGAGAACATGTTCGGGGCGTTGCGGCTGGTGTCGGTGCAGCAGGGCTTCGACCCGCGCGACTACGCACTGGTGGCCTTCGGTGGCGCCGGCCCGTTGCACGCCAACGCTCTCGGCAGACTGACCGGGGCCTGGCCGGTGATCATTCCGCCGTCGCCGGGAGTGCTGTGCGCCTACGGCGACGCGACGACCAATCTGCGCGACGAGTCAGTGCGGACGTTGGTGCGCCGCTTCAACGAGATGACCGACGAGAGCCTTCGCGGGGTGCTCACCGAACTCGCGGACAAGGCGTGCTCCACGCTCAGCGATCAGGGCGTACCCGAGGATGAGCAGCACGTCGTCTACTCCGCCGACCTGCGCTACCACGGACAGGGTTTCGAGATCCCGGTGGCAGTCGACATCGACGCCTTCGACGGGGCCGGCGGTGGGCTGGCCGCCCTGCGGTCGGCGTTCGACGCCGATCACCAACGACTGTTCTCCTTCGTTCTCGATGCCGAACACGAGCTGGTGACCGTCCGGGCCACCGCTCACGGTCCCCGGCCCCAGGTCGCCGCGCCCGAGCTGGAGCATGGTGACGCGGACCCGAGCCCCGCGATGCGGGCCCACCACCGCATCTGGGTCGAGGGCGCGGAAGTGGAAGCCGGCATCTACGACCGGGCCCTGCTGCGAGCGGGCAACGTCGTACCCGGTCCGGCGATCATCACCGAGATGGACTCCACCACCCTCGTGCTGCCCGGGCACACGGCTGCGGTGCACCCGAGCGGCAGCCTCCTCATCCGCCCCGCCGACACCCACCGGGAGAACTGA
- a CDS encoding CaiB/BaiF CoA transferase family protein, which translates to MSTPLPLDDIRVIELGQLLAGPFCGQLLGDFGAEVIKVEDPGQGDPMRQWGREKPYGKSLWWPVVARNKKSVTANLRTEQGQDLVRQLIARADVLIENFRPGTLERWGLAPERLWEINPGLIVTRVTGFGQTGPYSSRAGYGSIGEAMGGIRYVTGDPDRPPARAGVSLGDSLAATFACLGTLVALHQRGRTGRGQVVDSAIYEAVLAMMESLIPEYQIAGYQRERTGTTLPNVSPSNVYPTADGEMVLIAANQDTVFRRLAEAMGRVELATDEKYATHGARGRWMEQLDGLVAEWSSTLAADDLLERLHAQGVPAGRIFRARDMLEDPHFASREAIVRLTHPGLGEFAMHNVVPKLSDSPGRVRHVGPELGEHNEDIYRDLLGLGDDAMASLRSAGVI; encoded by the coding sequence ATGAGCACTCCACTGCCGCTTGACGACATCCGGGTGATCGAGCTCGGGCAGCTGCTGGCGGGGCCGTTCTGCGGTCAACTCCTGGGTGACTTCGGCGCCGAGGTGATCAAGGTCGAGGACCCGGGTCAGGGCGACCCCATGCGGCAGTGGGGGCGCGAGAAGCCGTACGGCAAGTCGCTCTGGTGGCCGGTGGTGGCGCGGAACAAGAAGTCCGTGACCGCGAACCTGCGGACCGAGCAGGGTCAGGATCTGGTACGCCAGCTCATCGCGCGGGCGGACGTGTTGATCGAGAACTTCCGGCCCGGCACGTTGGAGCGCTGGGGCTTGGCCCCGGAGCGGCTGTGGGAGATCAACCCCGGCCTGATCGTCACCCGCGTGACCGGCTTCGGGCAGACGGGCCCGTACTCGTCACGTGCCGGATACGGATCGATCGGCGAGGCGATGGGCGGAATTCGGTACGTGACCGGCGACCCCGATCGCCCTCCGGCCCGGGCCGGCGTCTCTCTGGGAGACTCGCTGGCGGCAACGTTCGCCTGCCTGGGCACCCTGGTGGCGCTGCACCAGCGCGGACGCACCGGTCGAGGCCAGGTGGTGGACTCGGCCATCTACGAGGCCGTGCTGGCGATGATGGAGTCGCTCATCCCCGAGTACCAGATCGCCGGCTACCAGCGGGAGCGGACCGGAACGACCCTTCCGAACGTGTCCCCGAGCAACGTCTACCCGACGGCCGACGGCGAGATGGTGCTGATCGCGGCGAACCAGGACACGGTCTTCCGCCGGCTCGCCGAGGCGATGGGACGGGTCGAGCTGGCCACCGACGAGAAGTACGCCACCCACGGCGCCCGAGGCCGGTGGATGGAGCAGCTGGACGGCCTGGTCGCCGAATGGAGCTCGACGCTGGCGGCCGACGATCTGCTCGAACGGCTGCACGCCCAGGGCGTTCCGGCAGGCCGCATCTTCAGGGCCCGGGACATGCTCGAGGACCCGCACTTCGCCTCGCGGGAGGCGATCGTCCGGCTGACCCACCCCGGCCTCGGGGAGTTCGCCATGCACAACGTCGTACCCAAGCTCTCTGACAGCCCGGGCCGGGTCCGGCACGTCGGCCCCGAGCTCGGTGAACACAACGAGGACATCTATCGCGACCTGCTGGGGCTCGGCGACGACGCGATGGCGTCGCTGCGTTCTGCCGGCGTCATCTGA